In the genome of Aedes aegypti strain LVP_AGWG chromosome 2, AaegL5.0 Primary Assembly, whole genome shotgun sequence, the window CTGTGTCGATGGAGAAAAAAGTTGACGACAAAATTTTGGAACTGCTGCGTACCGATGTTATAGAGAAGGTAGACGGTCCACCAGAATGGATATCCCCAATGGTTGTCGTTCCAAAAGGCAAGGATGATGTCCGTCTCTGCATCAATATGAAATATCCGAACGAAGCTATTCACCGAGAACACTATCCACTTCCGGTGATCGACACATTCCTACACAAGCTAAGAGGATCGAAGTTTTTCTCAAGGTTGGACATAACATCAGCGTTTCACCATATCGAACTGCATCCAGAGTCCAGAGGAGTAACAACGTTCATGACGTCAAGAGGATTAATGCGATTCAAGAGGTTAATGTTCGGTATCACGTGCGCGCCTGAGATCTTCCAACGGGTCATGTCGGACATGTTGGGTGGCATTGACGGGGTCATCATATACATCGACGATGTCGTCATAGCTGGGGAGACTGAACAGGAGCACGACAAAAGATTGCAACAAGTTCTTTCGGTATTACGCAACAATAATGCCATGCTGAACGAGAGCAAGTGTGTTTTTCGCGTACAAGAACTTGAAATACTGGGTTTCAAGGTCAGCGCGACCGGCATCAAACCTTCGGATGAAAAGATTTTGGCAATAAAAAAATTCAGGAAGCCGGAATCGAAGGAGGAAGTCTGCAGCTTCCTGGGACTGATAAATTTCGTCGGTCATTTCATTCCGCGGCTGTCCACGAGAACTGAACCCCTACGGCAGTTCATTCGAGGCGAGGTTGAATCATTTGGAAGTGACCAAGTGAACGCGTTTGAGGATCTACGTCTGGAACTGTCGAAGAAAGTGCAGGAGCTAGGATTCTTCGACCCCAAGGAAGAAACCGAGCTCTATGTCGACGCCTCCCCTGTTGGACTTGGGGCGGTGCTAGTCCAAAGGGATGCGACGGGTATGGCACGTATTATAAGCTTTGCTTCAAAAGGCCTGACTGCTTCCGAGAGGATCTACCCACAAACCCAGCGAGAAGCTCTGGCTGTGGTATGGTCAGTCGAAAAGTTTTATTTCTACTTGTTCGGGCTGCACTTCACGATCTTTACGGATCACAAGACATTGGAGTACATCTATGGGGGGAAGCATCAAGCTGGACGCCGTGCCTGTTCAAGGGCAGAAAGCTGGGCGTTGCGGCTGCAACCCTATGATTTTGACATTAAATACCTTCCCGGACCTGCTAACATCTCGGATATTCTATCACGCCTGGTGGCCCAAGAGGATCCAGCGTTCGATGATAGTACTGAACATTTCTTGTTTGCTGTGGGAGAAGGCCCCGATTTGGGTCCAGCGGCGATTACGTTGGCCGAGATCAGACGGGAGACTGAGAAAGACGAAACTTTATCAGCGGTCATCGAAGCCTTGGACGCTGGTGAGTGGCCAACTGAATTGTTTCGCTATCAAGCCTTCAGCAAAGAACTGGGAATTATTGATGGAGTGCTGGTGCGCGATTCGAGAATCGTTTTGCCTCTAAAACTAAGAGCAAGAGCACTAGAAATCGCTCACCGTggtcattagactgatgcaaattttgaagtttttgctcccctatgcttaaacggtgtcaattatgatgaaaatcattctcccaaaatttgaagtgatttggaagaaatttggttgtgcacacgccatttgaagtttatatggaaattactatggaaaagccaaaccttttgtgttcagtcctctatctgctcgtcataataatatatgaagaAGCAAAAGCACTCTTCCGatgtaaaatcttcccagctacaactttgttgaagaccacattttgatgggacgtaaggataatttgttattcttgattccaaagtctaaaccatgcagagatgatcattcaattactttcaaagcaacactgcttttttgctgtagaacatagtagcctggattactttgatctattcttcccgccaggagcaccactgttgcctgccgaatagttgttgaagcttactgaaggcaaacccactttatgatgatgaataacaatttttcctgacgtccaatcaaaatgtggtcttcggcaaagttgtagctggaagaatttcacatgagaacagtgtgttcacttttccatcaAATATTATGACAAAGATATAGAGGGCTGAACAAAAAAGGTtgacgttttccatagtaatctccatataaacttcaaatggcgtgtgcacagtcaaatttcttccaaatcatttcaaattttgggaggatgctttttaccataatttaaatcgtttaagcataggggagcaaaaatttcgaaatttgcatcactctagtggtcATCCAGGGGTGGTATCCATGCGCCGCAATCTAAGGGAAAGAGTGTGGTGGCCCTGCATGGACAAGGACGTGACAAGTAAAATCCAGGAGTGCCACGGATGCGCAGCAGTCAGCAGACAAAATCCGCCAGAACCTATGCTACGCACCGAAATGCCACAACGAGCCTGGCAGCAAATCGGAATCGATTTCTTTTCGGCTAAAGAGTGGTACAGAGTGGCGGAAAGCCGTTCAGGGGGTATGTCTATACGTATAAGGGcgcggccagggtagacgcgtcacgcgacgcgacgcgaaaatcctttggagtttgacatttcattattaataattgttattccttcccaggcaattttcgcgtcgcttcgcgtgacgcgtctaccctggccgacacctaaCACTACACCGCATTCAGTCACAGAAAAGGCTCCGATGGAATTATTGATGGGACGTCCAGTGAAAGATCTACTCCCATCTCTAAGAACTGAAGCAACATCTCTTCGCGATGAAAGTATTCGCGATACCGATGCTATCAAGAAAATTAAAGGGAAGCTGTATGCGGACGAACACAGGCACGCGAAATCATCAGACATAGCGGTTGGTGATTCCGTTATGCTGAAGAGCTACGACAGTGGAAAGCTAGACCCGAACTTCCGACTGGAGCGATTTACAGTTGTTAAACGGGCGGGCAATGACGTGATAGTCGAAAATGAAGAGGGTGTGCAGTATCGCAGATGCGTGACACACTTGAAGAAATGGCCGGTGGCAGCAGGATTCTTGGATCATCCGGTTCCTGAAAACGAAGAGGCTGCAGCGGAATCGTCGGTGGCAAAAGCATCAAAACGAGAAAAGCCGGCGCCTGTAGAAACCGAACCAGGAGAGGCATCGTCCAAGCGTCCGGCAAGGGTTACGAAGAGACCAGCTCGATTCAATGTGTGAGCGACTGTGGGAAATCATACTGGAATGGGAAAAAAgcaataataattattaaatcCTATTTTATAAGATTCTTACCTTGAATTCGTCTTCTATTAAactgaataaaaacaaaacagaaTGTGTATGGATTTGCATTTTTGTCACTCCAAACAAGAACCTTCGCTTGTGTGGAAAGCTCTAATCTgtagtaaaaacaaaacaaaacaaagtaGGCAATAATAAAGTGAGGTATGATCAGATGATTGCATAACACACGGAAAAATATCTACcaaatgttgttatttttttccttctgtacttaaggtgaaacatctcagatTCCAAAGATGGCCGATATAATGGCCGACTAAGGGCGTtgaaaacctggcgaaaacaactgacgtttctcacgtggtcttatatcagcactagtgatgccgagaagcacggttatatcttcgcattataatggcacgctatttcgccttttttggcattataatagcattatatgcgtatacaAAACTGtcaagcatcaaatgattaccctatatgcgcatataatgctgttaccgtgccgcattatcgtgcttactggttacttgggatgtatTAACACGACCAAGGTCTTGCAACAAGAAACAATGTTTTTGAACTCAATTATTTGAATCGTTATCTCCGATTAGGATAATTATAACCTGCCGCATTACCACAACCAATTTCTGCGTTTTATTTGGCGGTGGTTATAATCACGGAAGTTAACCCCCACGGTGCCAGTACTCTGTTGGTTAGAACACCAACACataccgtacacccccgctaatttgaacggtacctcatgcaaaccatcggggttcatttttaatttgaacatctagtcaccctagaaacgtgtttctggttagctctttcactgttttgttttgattctgcgttccgttccacggcgttccatctcacttcactctgttccatgagctaaatgacgtttgaactagaaatcctttataagagagattcgcggaagctgacatttctgtcaaagtgtgagccaatcgagcagcgagagctgtcaaagtgtgagccaaacgaacatgcgttatgtttgttttgaacttttcttgaggagtaatgttatccacttgaaattatttcggtaaaagtaattttgcatgaagcaaaataaatgaaatatttttctttattatttttttttttgatgcgatttttagttgttgattttttgggctgtttattagtttgaatgTGTAGCTCagagatctataacgaaacaaaataatatttttagcggtgaggaagtcatgtccgtgttacaatattgttctcgacgccgagcaaaatcagcactgctggtctgttgccaaatatttccattttacttccgcgtaTCTCTCTATATAGGATCACtagtttgaaccatttttaatctgaacgatgtgcaaatagggtcctaaagccctgtcccaattttagtgccaaacgcttaagtttaggccaaaaacacatgtttactcaattttctaatgttttccgttggtttaagcccaaaaaacattttttaagattttgtcacatcctttggcttaaactcaaattttgggtgtattttgttttccgtgtcccttacgaaatgtcagataggaacaaccccagtggtcgaactaaaacccctgtggtgtttttgtcgactaagcgaacgtcaaacatgatcaaaagtgtcaaagttcatttatggaccaaatttttaaatcaaagtttaaacatgatatagccattatttgagcgggaaaaatagctaaagtagttacagtaacatgctttttcgtgttattaaataaaaacaagatttcattaaaaattttaggacccaattagcggggtacagattaaaaagtgttcatattaaatgtggtcaaaccaacgggggtacccggtacatacattttgaaaatacaatacgatatattgttcatgtattgtcttgattagcaattcgtgtattgttgtacaatacaaaaacaattcaacgaactgtatttcaATTAGTGGTGAAAAGCATAGAATATGTATTTTGAATGGATTGTCCCCCAACTTACCGGATATTCGTACcaacaataaaataatttaactcctatagaagtaaagatatttatcatggttgcattcgtcgttacagctaatgtcaagtaacttctacaaaactacttatttttactttttgaatttttttcacccaacatATCTTGCTTTCTGAcaagctacacagaaaaaaagcaacagttctcgcataacttctgatctcgccctaaaagccattggtaaccatgtgtgtagctcgttgtttctgagcatttgaatggattttcatgttatttaacaacgctatggggaagaaaggatcaatatctacctgcccgtgatgttggtttgaatgctatttctttcatttgctcagaaacaacgagctacgcactttgttaccaatggcttttagggcgttatctcagagtaagcgagagttgttttacgcgaaaataggaatttgactgAAAtacaaaaccaataaaaaacaatacagtgttctgttacaatatattatattgtttttgaattgtatattcaaacaagaataatgttgcttcgacattcaattacaatacgctgtattgtatccaatacgacatattgtacattaatggtttattccattcactgaatggtacgtttttatccgggtatcTCAATGATCTTCAGAAAATGCAGGGTTCCCGCAACCCGTGTTCCGGTGACGAATATGTGGGGTGTGAATAATTCTCCCGAGATTCCTCCTGATCCTATGATGCAGTTGTTATGTGAAACTGCCCtgatctatataaataaaaatggagtggtgtttgtatgtcacgaaatggctttcgAACGGGttaaccgatttgaatgattatttttccgttttgttcgtcaagtgttccgacgtgtttgtgtgtataaaaagcctaggatatttaccgggaaagtcggaaaaacaagcgtgaacggaactgccattttgtatgggacgaaccaaagcgtttttcaacggcctacttgatggcaagacgaagtttgccgggcccactagtaATATTATAAATACTGAAGCCTTGTTTAAAATATAACATTGCACCGATTCTTACCTGTGGAATTTAAGTTTCATTAATTTGGAATCTCTTTTAATTAGTGAAACAAGAAAGATCTTTTGTTctcactattgccataattggtattTCTACCCTattcatttttttcagttttccgTGTTCGTGCATTAGTAGATCACATTCAGCATGAAATATTTCACGAAtggtgcgaaacgtcaaaagcacGTGCACTGTTTACTTTTTTCATTAGTTCTTCGTTCGTCGTTGCCGCCGGTGGCCGTGGTCAGTTTGCCGGTTCTGTGAGGATTCAATCACACGATCGATTCTCGATTCTTGTCCATAAGTTTAGGGTTCTTGTTCTCCCAGCCGCCACCATGGACGAAACTGTTTGCTACATCAAACCAGAGTAAGTGAAAATCCCGCGTTTCTTTGCATTACCATGCTTTCATATTTTGCCTCCTGTCTTGGTCAGATTCCTGGTGCCTCGCATTCCGGAAGAAAAGAAACCTGAAGATGTCACACCGGCAGCCAAAGCGGACAACGGCACGGAAGAGCCACCGGCCAAAAAGGGTCGCTTcgacaagaagaaaaagaatcgTGGCCAGAATAAAAATCGCGATCTGCCGTTCAAGGAACAGGACGATGCACGACTATGTAAGACTCTTTTGGACGGAAAGTTGAACAGCGAGAAGTGCAGTAATCCTCGGTGCCGATTCTCCCACGATCTGGAGCGATTTATCCAGCTAAAACCGAAAGACATTGGCGACAGTTGCTACATCTACTCGCTGAAGGGTTACTGTAACTTTGGCGTTACCTGCAGATTTGCCGGGGCTCATCTGGATGAAGAATCGAATAACaagatttccgaaggaattaAGCGCGAGGATCACAACCTGGTCAGTATGTGCTTGAGTTTCGATCTGCAGAACCAACTGCGCAAGAAGAGCTACAACTACAGTAAGGCAAACAAGATCATTTCGAAGTTTGAGCGACTGCAAAAGGAATCCAAGGAGGAGGTGGACGGATTGGGTAGTGATACCCCGAAGGCGAAACCGATCGGTTCCTGCACCGATGAAGATCTGGTAAAGTTGCGCAGCCCGGAGCGGAAGAAAATCAACTTCAAAGATAAGCTCTATCTTAGTCCGTTGACCACGGTTGGCAATCTTCCGTTCAGGAGAATATGCAAAGAGTACGGAGTGGACATCACCTGTGGCGAAATGGCCTGTTCGGTACCGATTATCAACGGTATGATGCAGGAATGGGCTTTGACCAAACGACATCCATCGGAGGATTTGTTCGGGGTGCAAATTTGCGGTCACAATCAGAAGCTGGTATCGTACGCCACGCAGGTAATAGCCGAACACGCCGACGTAGATTTTGTAGATCTAAACCTCGGTTGTCCGATTGACTTGATCTTCAACCAAGGGGGAGGAAGTGCTTTGCTCCGCAGGCGAAACATTCTCGAAGTCATGATCCAGAGCTGTTCCCGGATACTGGCAGATTATGACAAGGAGTTCACGGTGAAGACTCGCATGGGAATCTATGCCAACAAATATGTTGCTCACGAGTTGGTGCCGAAATTCGAAGAATGGGGAGCCAGCTTGGTGACCATTCATGGTAGAACCAAAGAGCAGCGCTATACCAAAAAAGCTGACTGGGATTACATTCGACAGTGTGCGCAACAAGCAAAGAGCATCCCTATCTATGGAAACGGCGATATTTTCTGCTATCAGGACTATCTCGACGCCAAGGAACGCGCACCAGAACTGGCCGGTGTAATGGTTGGAAGGGGAGCGCTAATCAAGCCGTGGGTGTTCCAAGAAatcaaggaacaaaaaaatctgGATCCCTCCAGCAATGAACGTATGGATATGCTGAAACGATACGTTAACTACGGACTCGAACACTGGGGCAGCGACACCAAAGGCGTGGAGAACACTAGACGGTAGGTGCTTGCTTAGAATGATTTCTTTCCTGTAAGAGACCTTTCGTTAATAGCGTAGAATTTATTGGTCAGGTTCAGAATGATATCTGTCATTTCTCTAAAAAGGAACGCGTAAGCTCAGAACAACAGCTCTGCAGTTGTAGTGCTTTATACATACAAGCGCAGATCAAAATTTCTAGGCGGGGATTACCTATTCACTTACTAacttacttgatgggctacaatccgctatGTTGAatcagtcgccctgaacgttaagtgcccttaagtcctcttcaactgcaaatagccaacgtgtgcgcggcctaccacgaagccgacggcctcgtccggttctctactgaatattatttttgcttgtcgttcttccggcattcgtaccacgaGCCCAGCtgaacgcagcctgccgtgttttatgagcttgataatatccacttatttatataccatcagtgcaccagattccgctcatttaagggaagttatgtgtccaaatgtttattataaaataactattgtatcGATCAAAACTATTTTCATGTCACAATGTAGTTCCAAGTATAGGTTATCAGtggcaaaataaaaagaatttgaaaaactttcataaaaaaaaatatttaattgcatttgttactgcatctaagtgttcctatttcggctcacggtaaacagatttcggGACGACTTTACTAAAAATACGTTATttcgaatttcgttatttatcctgatcttttttatggtcaaaccatagctactactgcaataaggaaggctgtatactaaaatcgacatttccttgaaattttgttcaattttccgCATGAGcggtttttttttaccaaatcgTTTATTTAAAGGCTCACACGCCGTAACAAGCTTTACAGAGCCGATATTCATTTTCTATTATGCATAGAACAATTTTCCCCctctacaattttatttttcgataaaCATTTTGTATCATTTGTTGATACATCGATTTCCGTGCGATCCGTGTTTGGAAAACACCGATCAGAGCAAGTATTCTTTATTCCACTCTTTTGGTTAACCCACCTCGATCGCCGTCGCTTGTTTGTAGCCCCATTGTGCTCAGTGGAAGAGTTCGATGCATTGGCATCATCAGTCCAGTTGTCGTCGTTGTTCTGTTGCTCCGCTTCTTCACGAACGGGAGATGGAGATTTTTGTCGATCGTTGTTTATCGGTGGGAAGTCATCTTGATCAAACAACTCGTCGGATGATTTTGATGCTGCTGATATTTGTGAGGATTTTTCAGCAGGTGCGACAGTTGAATCTGGACATTTTGTGCCAGGGTGATACGGTCCAGTACATCGTTGGCATGATTTAGGCTGGTCGATGTACGAAATCATAGTGATCACGTTTTCAATAGTAATAAACGATGGAATTTGCCTTAATAGATTTATTCTAAGAACTCGCACTCCGTTAGAAATGTCCGGAAAGTAGTGCTTCCACTTCTCATTCCTAATGGAGATAACCTCTCCATACTTAAGCATGTGGTCGGCAACGGTTGCGTGACTCATAGACGGTGGGAGGTCGTGAACCCGGACCGTCACTGCGTCACAATCCGCATAGATCGGAATCCTAAATTTTGTGTTATTACACAGCATTGACCGCTTCCAATTATGGTCAGATTGGTAGCGTGCGACGATCTCCTTCGATTTCATCTCTATGAGCACACAGTTACGAGAGTGGTGCAactctgggagggagaaaccaatacaaaatttatgtacgtcatagtgagccgagattctgctgtcacggactgtcactgtgagcccagatcttaaagaatggacaaacatgaaaaaagcgcgtaattgaacaaaacatatttttgcacttcaacaaagttgacaacaattggttgaaaattaattccggcacacccaaaagcaatgccacgatacCACCTTCCAATTagatcgaatataaagtattgaaacacgcatcttttcaCTCTTTTCCAATTGC includes:
- the LOC5568803 gene encoding tRNA-dihydrouridine(47) synthase [NAD(P)(+)]-like; protein product: MDETVCYIKPEFLVPRIPEEKKPEDVTPAAKADNGTEEPPAKKGRFDKKKKNRGQNKNRDLPFKEQDDARLCKTLLDGKLNSEKCSNPRCRFSHDLERFIQLKPKDIGDSCYIYSLKGYCNFGVTCRFAGAHLDEESNNKISEGIKREDHNLVSMCLSFDLQNQLRKKSYNYSKANKIISKFERLQKESKEEVDGLGSDTPKAKPIGSCTDEDLVKLRSPERKKINFKDKLYLSPLTTVGNLPFRRICKEYGVDITCGEMACSVPIINGMMQEWALTKRHPSEDLFGVQICGHNQKLVSYATQVIAEHADVDFVDLNLGCPIDLIFNQGGGSALLRRRNILEVMIQSCSRILADYDKEFTVKTRMGIYANKYVAHELVPKFEEWGASLVTIHGRTKEQRYTKKADWDYIRQCAQQAKSIPIYGNGDIFCYQDYLDAKERAPELAGVMVGRGALIKPWVFQEIKEQKNLDPSSNERMDMLKRYVNYGLEHWGSDTKGVENTRRFLLEWQSFLYRYVPSGLLERPPQKINQRPEAFRGRDDLETLMASPNCSDWVKLSEMLLGPVPDGFNFVPKHKANSY